In a single window of the Nicotiana tomentosiformis chromosome 8, ASM39032v3, whole genome shotgun sequence genome:
- the LOC138896856 gene encoding myosin-binding protein 2-like isoform X2: MGANKFASMLHRNTNKMTLVLIYAVLEWTLIVLLLLNSLFSYLIIKFAEYFGLKPPCLWCSRVDHLFGHGKNRNIHRDLLCEVHATEVSKLGFCSKHQRLAESQDTCEDCGFHGVSDNFAFFLKMIENGKEMTLENGGEVALNCSCCGVSLETKFSTPYMLIKPDLEYTHKGNLIIEANDLFEKGDNLDQNRSDEDKIEKNGDNQLLSSDVKKLEGEKVHLVLEGVTEYIEEKYKKKMLKDEGCEIEDAAPPQHLEFFIDCSGHMLVPVKLIHQDVKEEVKAVVEEEAEICLGGSEREPEFAVVESMDNDLIFYAKECQEVYEQFANAEEASTYHQVQILAAKEREEEKEENSDVSPEMPNNETDGEVSIGTEIPDLDQADEALTSYIHEEPSRNSAHFHQVQVHSHKEDEVELRTLSVDLSGHMMNNQSSICSSLNEDKVHDTPDSFHQLHPKKDSDSLDGSELESGDTISTVEHLKSALKAERKALHSLYTELEEERSASAVAASQTMAMINRLQEEKAAMQMEALQYQRMMEEQSEYDQEALQLMNELMVKREREKQELEKELEAYRKRLLEYEATRMLKRSKDSSTFSSEDSDGLSIGLNQEEAKEDDSGMNHSTPVGAVINLEEERMAILEQLKVLEERLVSLDLDDEDAKHFEDVRLMEDSYQDNIEEDSHANGFLKEMNGKHHHAKGKRLLPLFDKMSDENGDGTLNANGVHNFDLENKKLAVEQDLDHLHQRLQALEADREFLNNCVSSLKKGDKGMDLLQEILLHLRHLRNVELRATSFSDAAIL, translated from the exons ATGGGAGCTAACAAGTTTGCAAGCATGTTACACAGAAACACCAACAAGATGACTCTTGTTCTCATTTATGCAGTCTTGGAATGGACTTTGATAGTACTACTTCTTCTCAACTCTCTTTTTTCCTATCTGATAATCAAGTTTGCAGAGTATTTTGGTCTAAAACCACCATGTTTATGGTGTTCTCGAGTTGATCATTTGTTTGGTCATGGAAAAAACAGGAACATACATAGAGATCTTCTTTGtgaggttcatgccactgaggtttccaAATTGGGATTCTGCTCAAAGCATCAAAGGCTAGCTGAATCACAAGATACGTGCGAGGATTGTGGTTTTCATGGTGTTTCTGATAATTTCGCCTTTTTTCTTAAAATGATAGAAAATGGAAAGGAAATGACACTGGAAAATGGTGGTGAGGTGGCTTTGAATTGTTCTTGCTGTGGTGTGAGCTTGGAGACCAAGTTTTCAACTCCTTATATGTTGATCAAACCTGATTTGGAATATACACACAAAGGGAATTTAATCATTGAGGCTAATGATCTTTTCGAAAAAGGTGATAACTTGGATCAAAACAGATCGGATGAAGATAAAATCGAGAAAAATGGTGACAATCAGCTACTTTCTTCTGATGTTAAAAAGTTGGAAGGTGAAAAAGTACATTTAGTTCTTGAAGGAGTGACTGAATACATTGAGGAGAAATACAAAAAAAAGATGTTGAAAGATGAAGGTTGTGAGATTGAGGATGCAGCTCCCCCTCAGCATCTGGAATTCTTCATTGATTGCAGTGGTCATATGTTGGTCCCCGTCAAATTAATCCATCAAGATGTCAAGGAAGAGGTTAAAGCAGTTGTGGAGGAAGAGGCTGAAATTTGTTTGGGAGGGAGTGAGAGGGAGCCTGAATTTGCAGTTGTTGAATCTATGGATAATGATTTGATTTTCTATGCCAAAGAATGCCAGGAGGTTTATGAACAATTTGCCAACGCTGAAGAAGCATCTACATATCACCAAGTTCAAATTCTTGCAGCTAAGGAAAGGGAAGAAGAGAAAGAGGAAAATTCAGACGTTTCACCAG AAATGCCAAACAATGAAACTGACGGAGAAGTGTCAATTGGGACTGAAATTCCTGATTTGGATCAAGCAGATGAAGCACTTACTTCATATATACATGAAGAACCTTCCAGAAATTCTGCTCATTTCCATCAAGTACAAGTTCATA GTCATAAAGAAGATGAAGTAGAATTGAGAACATTATCAGTTGATTTGAGTGGACATATGATGAACAACCAGTCCTCAATCTGTTCCAGCTTAAATGAAGATAAAGTTCACGATACACCAGATAGCTTCCATCAGTTACACCCGAAGAAAGATTCAGATTCTCTGGATGGAAGTGAGTTAGAGAGTGGAGATACAATTTCAACAGTCGAACATCTGAAATCAGCATTAAAAGCTGAGAGGAAGGCTTTACATTCTCTGTACACGGAATTGGAAGAAGAGAGAAGTGCTTCTGCTGTGGCTGCAAGTCAGACAATGGCTATGATCAATAGGCTTCAAGAAGAGAAAGCAGCAATGCAGATGGAAGCTTTGCAATACCAAAGAATGATGGAAGAACAATCGGAGTACGATCAAGAAGCCTTGCAGCTAATGAATGAGCTTATGGTGAAGAGAGAGAGGGAAAAGCAAGAGTTAGAGAAAGAATTGGAAGCATATAGGAAAAGATTATTGGAATATGAGGCAACGAGGATGTTGAAGAGAAGCAAGGACAGTAGCACATTCTCCTCTGAGGATAGTGATGGACTCTCTATTGGTTTGAATCAAGAAGAAGCAAAGGAAGATGATAGCGGCATGAATCATAGCACTCCTGTTGGTGCAGTTATAAATTTGGAGGAAGAGAGAATGGCGATTCTTGAGCAGCTAAAGGTTTTGGAGGAAAGGCTTGTCAGCTTGGACTTGGATGATGAAGATGCAAAACATTTTGAGGATGTTAGGCTGATGGAAGATTCATATCAAGATAATATAGAGGAAGATTCTCATGCCAATGGTTTCTTGAAGGAAATGAATGGGAAACATCATCATGCCAAGGGAAAGAGACTTCTTCCTCTATTTGACAAAATGAGTGATGAAAATGGAGATGGTACACTAAATGCCAATGGGGTTCATAACTTTGATTTAGAGAACAAGAAGCTAGCTGTGGAACAAGATTTGGATCATCTCCATCAAAGGCTACAAGCCCTTGAGGCAGATAGGGAGTTCCTAAACAACTGTGTAAGCTCGCTGAAGAAAGGCGATAAAGGCATGGATCTTCTTCAGGAAATCCTACTACATCTTCGTCATCTAAGGAACGTTGAGCTTCGTGCAACAAGCTTCAGTGATGCTGCCATACTATAG
- the LOC138896856 gene encoding myosin-binding protein 2-like isoform X3, giving the protein MIENGKEMTLENGGEVALNCSCCGVSLETKFSTPYMLIKPDLEYTHKGNLIIEANDLFEKGDNLDQNRSDEDKIEKNGDNQLLSSDVKKLEGEKVHLVLEGVTEYIEEKYKKKMLKDEGCEIEDAAPPQHLEFFIDCSGHMLVPVKLIHQDVKEEVKAVVEEEAEICLGGSEREPEFAVVESMDNDLIFYAKECQEVYEQFANAEEASTYHQVQILAAKEREEEKEENSDVSPEEMPNNETDGEVSIGTEIPDLDQADEALTSYIHEEPSRNSAHFHQVQVHSHKEDEVELRTLSVDLSGHMMNNQSSICSSLNEDKVHDTPDSFHQLHPKKDSDSLDGSELESGDTISTVEHLKSALKAERKALHSLYTELEEERSASAVAASQTMAMINRLQEEKAAMQMEALQYQRMMEEQSEYDQEALQLMNELMVKREREKQELEKELEAYRKRLLEYEATRMLKRSKDSSTFSSEDSDGLSIGLNQEEAKEDDSGMNHSTPVGAVINLEEERMAILEQLKVLEERLVSLDLDDEDAKHFEDVRLMEDSYQDNIEEDSHANGFLKEMNGKHHHAKGKRLLPLFDKMSDENGDGTLNANGVHNFDLENKKLAVEQDLDHLHQRLQALEADREFLNNCVSSLKKGDKGMDLLQEILLHLRHLRNVELRATSFSDAAIL; this is encoded by the exons ATGATAGAAAATGGAAAGGAAATGACACTGGAAAATGGTGGTGAGGTGGCTTTGAATTGTTCTTGCTGTGGTGTGAGCTTGGAGACCAAGTTTTCAACTCCTTATATGTTGATCAAACCTGATTTGGAATATACACACAAAGGGAATTTAATCATTGAGGCTAATGATCTTTTCGAAAAAGGTGATAACTTGGATCAAAACAGATCGGATGAAGATAAAATCGAGAAAAATGGTGACAATCAGCTACTTTCTTCTGATGTTAAAAAGTTGGAAGGTGAAAAAGTACATTTAGTTCTTGAAGGAGTGACTGAATACATTGAGGAGAAATACAAAAAAAAGATGTTGAAAGATGAAGGTTGTGAGATTGAGGATGCAGCTCCCCCTCAGCATCTGGAATTCTTCATTGATTGCAGTGGTCATATGTTGGTCCCCGTCAAATTAATCCATCAAGATGTCAAGGAAGAGGTTAAAGCAGTTGTGGAGGAAGAGGCTGAAATTTGTTTGGGAGGGAGTGAGAGGGAGCCTGAATTTGCAGTTGTTGAATCTATGGATAATGATTTGATTTTCTATGCCAAAGAATGCCAGGAGGTTTATGAACAATTTGCCAACGCTGAAGAAGCATCTACATATCACCAAGTTCAAATTCTTGCAGCTAAGGAAAGGGAAGAAGAGAAAGAGGAAAATTCAGACGTTTCACCAG AAGAAATGCCAAACAATGAAACTGACGGAGAAGTGTCAATTGGGACTGAAATTCCTGATTTGGATCAAGCAGATGAAGCACTTACTTCATATATACATGAAGAACCTTCCAGAAATTCTGCTCATTTCCATCAAGTACAAGTTCATA GTCATAAAGAAGATGAAGTAGAATTGAGAACATTATCAGTTGATTTGAGTGGACATATGATGAACAACCAGTCCTCAATCTGTTCCAGCTTAAATGAAGATAAAGTTCACGATACACCAGATAGCTTCCATCAGTTACACCCGAAGAAAGATTCAGATTCTCTGGATGGAAGTGAGTTAGAGAGTGGAGATACAATTTCAACAGTCGAACATCTGAAATCAGCATTAAAAGCTGAGAGGAAGGCTTTACATTCTCTGTACACGGAATTGGAAGAAGAGAGAAGTGCTTCTGCTGTGGCTGCAAGTCAGACAATGGCTATGATCAATAGGCTTCAAGAAGAGAAAGCAGCAATGCAGATGGAAGCTTTGCAATACCAAAGAATGATGGAAGAACAATCGGAGTACGATCAAGAAGCCTTGCAGCTAATGAATGAGCTTATGGTGAAGAGAGAGAGGGAAAAGCAAGAGTTAGAGAAAGAATTGGAAGCATATAGGAAAAGATTATTGGAATATGAGGCAACGAGGATGTTGAAGAGAAGCAAGGACAGTAGCACATTCTCCTCTGAGGATAGTGATGGACTCTCTATTGGTTTGAATCAAGAAGAAGCAAAGGAAGATGATAGCGGCATGAATCATAGCACTCCTGTTGGTGCAGTTATAAATTTGGAGGAAGAGAGAATGGCGATTCTTGAGCAGCTAAAGGTTTTGGAGGAAAGGCTTGTCAGCTTGGACTTGGATGATGAAGATGCAAAACATTTTGAGGATGTTAGGCTGATGGAAGATTCATATCAAGATAATATAGAGGAAGATTCTCATGCCAATGGTTTCTTGAAGGAAATGAATGGGAAACATCATCATGCCAAGGGAAAGAGACTTCTTCCTCTATTTGACAAAATGAGTGATGAAAATGGAGATGGTACACTAAATGCCAATGGGGTTCATAACTTTGATTTAGAGAACAAGAAGCTAGCTGTGGAACAAGATTTGGATCATCTCCATCAAAGGCTACAAGCCCTTGAGGCAGATAGGGAGTTCCTAAACAACTGTGTAAGCTCGCTGAAGAAAGGCGATAAAGGCATGGATCTTCTTCAGGAAATCCTACTACATCTTCGTCATCTAAGGAACGTTGAGCTTCGTGCAACAAGCTTCAGTGATGCTGCCATACTATAG
- the LOC104099595 gene encoding replication protein A 70 kDa DNA-binding subunit B-like isoform X3, with translation MNIFNLRSFDQLTNQHDVDETELLDVVGQVVTYEDVKTYKQGNDQSVFINVVLEDDQRNKILATLWSELVDQIQHYLNESTDEPLIVVFQHMKAQKFRVRSCWYQTKIWINSTLPQSIDFKSRLLAARQSNFERITQISSQQSYSVRDELDKGIVLFKTIRDLVQCTQECSYWIAAKLINLELDRGWSYLACNKCNRKVDKVENKYFCKKFNEEEFSVTHRYRLQVRVMDGTAFISLLLWNREAMQLIGKSAKELKERLLETSIADADCSYPSELDDILYKKFMFKVIVKQENIESQVEVYKVLKLSDDDDLLKEYNHSLFEDTITVNIFYSQTSSYKI, from the exons ATGAACATCTTTAACTTGCGCTCTTTTGACCAACTAACAAATCAACATGATGTCGATGAGACAGAATTACTTG ATGTTGTTGGTCAGGTTGTGACCTATGAAGATGTTAAGACCTACAAGCAAGGAAACGACCAAAGTGTCTTTATTAATGTTGTGCTCGAAGATGATCA AAGGAACAAGATTTTGGCAACCTTATGGAGCGAACTTGTGGATCAAATTCAACATTACTTGAATGAATCTACCGATGAgcctttgattgttgttttccagCATATGAAAGCTCAAAAATTTCGAG TGCGTAGCTGTTGGTATCAGACAAAGATATGGATAAATTCTACGTTGCCGCAATCTATTGACTTTAAATCCAG ATTACTTGCAGCACGTCAATCAAACTTTGAGCGAATCACTCAAATAAGTTCTCAGCAAAGTTACTCTGTTAGAGATGAGTTAGACAAAGGAATTGTACTGTTTAAAACTATAAGGGATTTAGTTCAGTGCACGCAA GAATGTAGCTATTGGATTGCGGCAAAATTGATTAATTTGGAACTTGACCGGGGATGGTCATACTTAGCATGCAACAAGTGTAATAGAAAGGTTGATAAAGTTGAAAATAAATACTTTTGTAAGAAATTCAATGAAGAAGAATTTTCAGTTACTCACAG GTATAGGCTTCAAGTTCGTGTTATGGATGGAACCGCTTTTATCTCATTGTTGCTTTGGAATCGCGAAGCTATGCAGCTTATAGGGAAGTCCGCAAAAGAACTTAAGGAAAGATTACTTGAG ACTTCAATTGCGGATGCTGACTGTTCTTATCCAAGTGAACTTGACGATATTCTTTATAAAAAATTCATGTTCAAGGTTATTGTTAAGCAAGAAAATATTGAGTCACAGGTCGAAGTCTACAAAGTTCTTAAGCTTAGTGATGATGATGACCTTCTAAAGGAATACAATCACAGTTTATTTGAAGACACTATCACTGTAAACATTTTTTACTCACAAACCTCCTCATACAAAATTTAG
- the LOC138896856 gene encoding myosin-binding protein 2-like isoform X1: MGANKFASMLHRNTNKMTLVLIYAVLEWTLIVLLLLNSLFSYLIIKFAEYFGLKPPCLWCSRVDHLFGHGKNRNIHRDLLCEVHATEVSKLGFCSKHQRLAESQDTCEDCGFHGVSDNFAFFLKMIENGKEMTLENGGEVALNCSCCGVSLETKFSTPYMLIKPDLEYTHKGNLIIEANDLFEKGDNLDQNRSDEDKIEKNGDNQLLSSDVKKLEGEKVHLVLEGVTEYIEEKYKKKMLKDEGCEIEDAAPPQHLEFFIDCSGHMLVPVKLIHQDVKEEVKAVVEEEAEICLGGSEREPEFAVVESMDNDLIFYAKECQEVYEQFANAEEASTYHQVQILAAKEREEEKEENSDVSPEEMPNNETDGEVSIGTEIPDLDQADEALTSYIHEEPSRNSAHFHQVQVHSHKEDEVELRTLSVDLSGHMMNNQSSICSSLNEDKVHDTPDSFHQLHPKKDSDSLDGSELESGDTISTVEHLKSALKAERKALHSLYTELEEERSASAVAASQTMAMINRLQEEKAAMQMEALQYQRMMEEQSEYDQEALQLMNELMVKREREKQELEKELEAYRKRLLEYEATRMLKRSKDSSTFSSEDSDGLSIGLNQEEAKEDDSGMNHSTPVGAVINLEEERMAILEQLKVLEERLVSLDLDDEDAKHFEDVRLMEDSYQDNIEEDSHANGFLKEMNGKHHHAKGKRLLPLFDKMSDENGDGTLNANGVHNFDLENKKLAVEQDLDHLHQRLQALEADREFLNNCVSSLKKGDKGMDLLQEILLHLRHLRNVELRATSFSDAAIL; the protein is encoded by the exons ATGGGAGCTAACAAGTTTGCAAGCATGTTACACAGAAACACCAACAAGATGACTCTTGTTCTCATTTATGCAGTCTTGGAATGGACTTTGATAGTACTACTTCTTCTCAACTCTCTTTTTTCCTATCTGATAATCAAGTTTGCAGAGTATTTTGGTCTAAAACCACCATGTTTATGGTGTTCTCGAGTTGATCATTTGTTTGGTCATGGAAAAAACAGGAACATACATAGAGATCTTCTTTGtgaggttcatgccactgaggtttccaAATTGGGATTCTGCTCAAAGCATCAAAGGCTAGCTGAATCACAAGATACGTGCGAGGATTGTGGTTTTCATGGTGTTTCTGATAATTTCGCCTTTTTTCTTAAAATGATAGAAAATGGAAAGGAAATGACACTGGAAAATGGTGGTGAGGTGGCTTTGAATTGTTCTTGCTGTGGTGTGAGCTTGGAGACCAAGTTTTCAACTCCTTATATGTTGATCAAACCTGATTTGGAATATACACACAAAGGGAATTTAATCATTGAGGCTAATGATCTTTTCGAAAAAGGTGATAACTTGGATCAAAACAGATCGGATGAAGATAAAATCGAGAAAAATGGTGACAATCAGCTACTTTCTTCTGATGTTAAAAAGTTGGAAGGTGAAAAAGTACATTTAGTTCTTGAAGGAGTGACTGAATACATTGAGGAGAAATACAAAAAAAAGATGTTGAAAGATGAAGGTTGTGAGATTGAGGATGCAGCTCCCCCTCAGCATCTGGAATTCTTCATTGATTGCAGTGGTCATATGTTGGTCCCCGTCAAATTAATCCATCAAGATGTCAAGGAAGAGGTTAAAGCAGTTGTGGAGGAAGAGGCTGAAATTTGTTTGGGAGGGAGTGAGAGGGAGCCTGAATTTGCAGTTGTTGAATCTATGGATAATGATTTGATTTTCTATGCCAAAGAATGCCAGGAGGTTTATGAACAATTTGCCAACGCTGAAGAAGCATCTACATATCACCAAGTTCAAATTCTTGCAGCTAAGGAAAGGGAAGAAGAGAAAGAGGAAAATTCAGACGTTTCACCAG AAGAAATGCCAAACAATGAAACTGACGGAGAAGTGTCAATTGGGACTGAAATTCCTGATTTGGATCAAGCAGATGAAGCACTTACTTCATATATACATGAAGAACCTTCCAGAAATTCTGCTCATTTCCATCAAGTACAAGTTCATA GTCATAAAGAAGATGAAGTAGAATTGAGAACATTATCAGTTGATTTGAGTGGACATATGATGAACAACCAGTCCTCAATCTGTTCCAGCTTAAATGAAGATAAAGTTCACGATACACCAGATAGCTTCCATCAGTTACACCCGAAGAAAGATTCAGATTCTCTGGATGGAAGTGAGTTAGAGAGTGGAGATACAATTTCAACAGTCGAACATCTGAAATCAGCATTAAAAGCTGAGAGGAAGGCTTTACATTCTCTGTACACGGAATTGGAAGAAGAGAGAAGTGCTTCTGCTGTGGCTGCAAGTCAGACAATGGCTATGATCAATAGGCTTCAAGAAGAGAAAGCAGCAATGCAGATGGAAGCTTTGCAATACCAAAGAATGATGGAAGAACAATCGGAGTACGATCAAGAAGCCTTGCAGCTAATGAATGAGCTTATGGTGAAGAGAGAGAGGGAAAAGCAAGAGTTAGAGAAAGAATTGGAAGCATATAGGAAAAGATTATTGGAATATGAGGCAACGAGGATGTTGAAGAGAAGCAAGGACAGTAGCACATTCTCCTCTGAGGATAGTGATGGACTCTCTATTGGTTTGAATCAAGAAGAAGCAAAGGAAGATGATAGCGGCATGAATCATAGCACTCCTGTTGGTGCAGTTATAAATTTGGAGGAAGAGAGAATGGCGATTCTTGAGCAGCTAAAGGTTTTGGAGGAAAGGCTTGTCAGCTTGGACTTGGATGATGAAGATGCAAAACATTTTGAGGATGTTAGGCTGATGGAAGATTCATATCAAGATAATATAGAGGAAGATTCTCATGCCAATGGTTTCTTGAAGGAAATGAATGGGAAACATCATCATGCCAAGGGAAAGAGACTTCTTCCTCTATTTGACAAAATGAGTGATGAAAATGGAGATGGTACACTAAATGCCAATGGGGTTCATAACTTTGATTTAGAGAACAAGAAGCTAGCTGTGGAACAAGATTTGGATCATCTCCATCAAAGGCTACAAGCCCTTGAGGCAGATAGGGAGTTCCTAAACAACTGTGTAAGCTCGCTGAAGAAAGGCGATAAAGGCATGGATCTTCTTCAGGAAATCCTACTACATCTTCGTCATCTAAGGAACGTTGAGCTTCGTGCAACAAGCTTCAGTGATGCTGCCATACTATAG
- the LOC104099595 gene encoding replication protein A 70 kDa DNA-binding subunit B-like isoform X1 — protein sequence MNIFNLRSFDQLTNQHDVDETELLDVVGQVVTYEDVKTYKQGNDQSVFINVVLEDDQRNKILATLWSELVDQIQHYLNESTDEPLIVVFQHMKAQKFRGNYSVRSCWYQTKIWINSTLPQSIDFKSRLLAARQSNFERITQISSQQSYSVRDELDKGIVLFKTIRDLVQCTQECSYWIAAKLINLELDRGWSYLACNKCNRKVDKVENKYFCKKFNEEEFSVTHRYRLQVRVMDGTAFISLLLWNREAMQLIGKSAKELKERLLETSIADADCSYPSELDDILYKKFMFKVIVKQENIESQVEVYKVLKLSDDDDLLKEYNHSLFEDTITVNIFYSQTSSYKI from the exons ATGAACATCTTTAACTTGCGCTCTTTTGACCAACTAACAAATCAACATGATGTCGATGAGACAGAATTACTTG ATGTTGTTGGTCAGGTTGTGACCTATGAAGATGTTAAGACCTACAAGCAAGGAAACGACCAAAGTGTCTTTATTAATGTTGTGCTCGAAGATGATCA AAGGAACAAGATTTTGGCAACCTTATGGAGCGAACTTGTGGATCAAATTCAACATTACTTGAATGAATCTACCGATGAgcctttgattgttgttttccagCATATGAAAGCTCAAAAATTTCGAG GTAATTACTCAGTGCGTAGCTGTTGGTATCAGACAAAGATATGGATAAATTCTACGTTGCCGCAATCTATTGACTTTAAATCCAG ATTACTTGCAGCACGTCAATCAAACTTTGAGCGAATCACTCAAATAAGTTCTCAGCAAAGTTACTCTGTTAGAGATGAGTTAGACAAAGGAATTGTACTGTTTAAAACTATAAGGGATTTAGTTCAGTGCACGCAA GAATGTAGCTATTGGATTGCGGCAAAATTGATTAATTTGGAACTTGACCGGGGATGGTCATACTTAGCATGCAACAAGTGTAATAGAAAGGTTGATAAAGTTGAAAATAAATACTTTTGTAAGAAATTCAATGAAGAAGAATTTTCAGTTACTCACAG GTATAGGCTTCAAGTTCGTGTTATGGATGGAACCGCTTTTATCTCATTGTTGCTTTGGAATCGCGAAGCTATGCAGCTTATAGGGAAGTCCGCAAAAGAACTTAAGGAAAGATTACTTGAG ACTTCAATTGCGGATGCTGACTGTTCTTATCCAAGTGAACTTGACGATATTCTTTATAAAAAATTCATGTTCAAGGTTATTGTTAAGCAAGAAAATATTGAGTCACAGGTCGAAGTCTACAAAGTTCTTAAGCTTAGTGATGATGATGACCTTCTAAAGGAATACAATCACAGTTTATTTGAAGACACTATCACTGTAAACATTTTTTACTCACAAACCTCCTCATACAAAATTTAG